A single region of the Candidatus Bipolaricaulota bacterium genome encodes:
- the tmk gene encoding dTMP kinase encodes MELRGKLIVFEGLDFTGKSTQVRLLAERLRARGLPVVTTREPGGTPIGEEVRRILLSRKSSDLLPLSELLLLITCRAQVYSQVIAPGLARGAVVVSSRYRLSSLAYQGYGRGLDLELIRRLNDAATAGRRPDVTFLIDLPAELALARRKGKGDRIEGEDLEFYRRVRRGYLELTQDDPTVIRIDGKRSIEEIASIVFAHLGV; translated from the coding sequence ATGGAGCTTAGGGGGAAGCTGATCGTGTTCGAGGGGCTGGATTTCACCGGCAAATCGACCCAGGTGCGCCTCCTTGCCGAGCGACTGCGGGCCCGCGGGTTGCCGGTGGTGACGACACGTGAGCCGGGAGGGACCCCGATCGGAGAGGAGGTGCGCCGGATCCTCCTCTCCCGGAAGAGCTCCGACCTCCTTCCCCTATCCGAGCTCCTTCTCCTCATCACCTGCCGCGCCCAGGTCTACTCCCAGGTGATCGCCCCTGGCCTCGCCCGGGGAGCCGTCGTCGTCTCCAGTCGTTACCGCCTCTCCAGCCTCGCCTACCAGGGCTATGGACGCGGACTCGATCTGGAGCTGATCCGGAGGTTGAACGACGCGGCGACGGCGGGGCGGCGACCGGACGTCACCTTCCTCATCGATCTTCCCGCCGAGCTCGCCCTTGCCCGCAGGAAGGGGAAGGGAGACCGGATCGAGGGGGAGGACCTCGAGTTCTATCGCCGGGTGCGGCGAGGGTACCTCGAGCTCACCCAAGACGACCCTACGGTGATCCGCATCGACGGGAAAAGATCGATTGAGGAGATTGCATCCATCGTTTTCGCTCACCTCGGGGTGTGA
- the lspA gene encoding signal peptidase II: protein MTRYPYLILAALVVGADRLVKWWVQGHVFLPRTLIPGFIRLNLVHNMGGAFGIFPRSGPLFIVISSLVSVGIAAALLFAPLHGRLLKFGLGLVLGGAVGNLIDRIRFGYVLDFFEVRWFSVFNLADACITVGVVLIIIHTLFFAGGRDGA, encoded by the coding sequence ATGACACGCTATCCCTACCTCATCCTCGCCGCACTCGTGGTCGGCGCCGACCGCCTCGTCAAATGGTGGGTGCAGGGACACGTCTTCCTGCCGCGAACCCTCATTCCGGGATTCATCCGCTTGAACCTGGTGCACAACATGGGTGGAGCGTTCGGGATCTTCCCGCGGAGCGGCCCCCTGTTCATCGTCATCTCTTCCCTCGTCTCGGTCGGGATCGCGGCGGCGCTTCTGTTCGCGCCGCTCCACGGCAGGCTCCTCAAATTCGGGCTCGGGCTCGTACTCGGCGGCGCGGTGGGGAACCTGATCGATCGGATACGGTTCGGGTATGTGCTCGACTTCTTCGAGGTGCGCTGGTTCTCGGTGTTCAACCTGGCGGACGCGTGCATCACGGTCGGGGTGGTGTTGATCATCATCCACACGCTGTTCTTCGCTGGAGGTAGGGATGGAGCTTAG